One Microbacterium marinum genomic window, GAGCCGAGGAAGGTCAGGATCGCGAGCGTCGCGATCGGCGGACCGCACTGCGGCAGCACGACTCGCAGGAAGATGCGGAACTCCCCCGCACCGTCGATCCGCGCCGCCTCGATGAGCGCGTCGGGCACGCCCATGATGAACTGCCGCATCAGGAACACGCCGAGCGGTCCGGCCAGGAACGGCAGGATCAGCGCCGGGTACGTGTTGACCAGCCCCATGTTCGCCACCAGGACGAACATCGGCACGAGCGTCACGACGCCGGGCACCATCAGCGTCAGCAGCACCAGCGCGAACAGCACCTTCTTGCCCGGGAACTCCAGCTTCGCCAGCGCATACGCGACCATCGAGCAGAACACGATGTTCCCGACCACGACGATCAGCGCCACGACCACCGAGTTGAAGAAGAACTGCCCGTAGTCGAGCTGGGTCAGCCAGCGGGAGTAATTGTCGAGCGTCGCCTGCTCCGGCCACCACGTGATGGGTCGCTGCAACAGCTCGCCCTGCGTCTTGAAACTGCCGAGCAGCATCCACAGGAACGGCGCCAGCGTCATGATCAGCCCGATGGTCAGCGCGAGGTACGTCGCGCTGCGCGACCAGTTGAACGACCTGCGTGAGCGGCGAGGTGCGGCATCCGTCAGAGCGGACTTCGAGGGTTCGGTGACCGTGGTGATTGCCATCTCAGTTGTCCTTCGATCGCAGCAGTCGGAACTGCACCGCCGAGAGCGCCGCGATGAACGCGAACAGCACGTAGGCGGCGGCCGAAGCGACCGAATAGTCGCCGTAGCCGAACTGGTTGTAGACGTAGTAACTGATCGTCAGGGTCGAGTTGAGCGGCCCGCCCTGCGTCATGACGAACGGCTCCTCGAACACCTGCAGGAAGCCAACCGACAGCAGCACGGCGCCGAGCAACAGCGTCGGGCGCATCAGCGGCAGCGTCATGCTCGTGAACCGGCGCCACGCGCTCGCCCCGTCGACTTCAGCGGCCTCGTAGACGTCGCGCGGGATCGCCTGGAGCCCGGCGAGAAAGATGATCATCAGCGTGCCCATGTTTCGCCAGGCGCCCATCACGATGATCGAGGGCATGGCCCAGAACGGGTCGTTCAACCAGTCGGGGCCGTTGATCCCGACCCACGACAGCACGGTGTTGAGCAGCCCGGAGTCCTGCAGGATGAACTTCCACACGACCGCAACAGCGACGATCGACGTGACGACCGGCGTGTAGAAGCCGACCCGGAAGACGCTCCGGAACCTCTCGATGCCCGAGTTCAGCGCCACCGCCAGCAGCAGACCGAGCGCCATCGTCAGCGGGATGCCGACGCCCACGAAGTAGAACGTGTTCACGATCGACTTCACGAACAGCTCGTCCTGGAACAGCGTGACGAAGTTCTCGAACCCGACGATGTTCACGTTGAACGGCGAGCGGAGGTCCCGCACCGTCAGGTCGGAGAACGACATCGCGAACGAGCCGAGCAGCGGCCCCAGCATGAAGACCGCGAAGATCACCAGGAACGGCAGCGCGAACAGCCACGCGACCACCGCCGTGCGGCGCCGCTGGGCGGCGAATCCTCCTCGCCGCCCAGCCGCGCTCGTCGAAGCGAGCGCCATGGAAGTTACCAGCCCGTGCCGAGCGACTCGGCCTTCGCGACGATGGCGGATGCCGCCTCGGCGGCGTCGCTGCCGTTGGCGACCTTCTCGGCCTCGGTCTCGATGAACGCCGACATCTCGTTCCAGCTGGGCACCGACGGCGGAGCGACGGTGTTCTCGAGCTGGTCGTTGAGCACGGACAGCCGGGGGTCGGAGGTGAACGGCTCGGCGTCGAGCGCCGAGGTCACGGCCGGGAGCGCGTTGACGGTCTCGAACCACTGCTGCTGCGTCTCAGCCTCGGACAGCCAGCGGATGAGCTTCCACGCGCCGTCCGCGTTCTCGGCATCCTCGAACACCCCGAGGTGCCCGCCGCCGAGGTACGAGTCGTTGCCATCGGCACCCGCCGGCACCGGTGCGGTGCCGACGTTCTCCTCGACCCATTCCGGCGATTCCTGGTCGCCCAGCACGCCGACCATCCACGGACCGGAGATGAAGGCGGGGTTGGAGCCGTTCGCGAACGCCGCGGTCTGCTCGTCACCGTAACCGGAGGTGGGCGCGAGGCCGTCGATGAAGAACGAGGCGTAGTACTCGAGCGCGTCGGTGAGCGCCGCTTCGTCCCAGGCGTAGGCGTCGCCCGCGTCGTTCAGCACGTCGCCACCGGCCTGCGCGTAGAACGGCAGGATCACCTGCGTGGAGTCTTCGGCGTCTCCCATGGGGAGTTGGATGCCGTACTTCGCGCCGCCTGCGGTCATCGCCTCACCGAATGCGGTGAGTTCCTCCCACGTGGTCGGAGCCTCGACGCCCGCTTCTTCGGCGAGGTCGGTGCGGTAGTACATGACGCGGGTCTCGACGTACCACGGCACGGCGTACGCGGTGCCTTCGACCTCGGTGGACTCGAGGGCCGTCTCGTTGAAGCCGTCCTCGTCGACGAGGTCGTCGGGCACGGGTGCGAGACCGCCCGCCGCGACCATGGAGGGCAGCAGCGACGAGCCGATCATGATGGCGTCGGGGACGGTGCCGGCGGCGACGGCGGTCTGGTACTTGGTCATGACGTCGGCCCACGGGATGGAGGTGACGGTGACCTTCGCGTCGGGGTTCTCTTCGACGAAGGCGTCGGCGAAGTCGCCGAGGTTCTCGCCCTCTTCGCCCATCGCCCAGACTTCGATGTCTCCCGTCGCGGGAGCGTCATCGACGGTCGCGGCTTCGGCGTTGCCGTTACCCTCGCCGGCGTCGTCGGCGCGGCCGCAGCCTGCCAGGGCGAGAACGCCCACCAGCCCGATCGCACCGAAGGCGAGTGCCCGATTACGCAGCTTCACGATTCCTCCTCGTTGAGTCTTGACTCCGCGGCAGCTGGCGGGAAAAGTAACTTAGCAACTGCTCGCTTAGTTTGTTGAGCATAGACTGACGACACGACCCCTCGCAAGAGAGAAGGCGCATGAGCGACGGAGCCACCCGCCCCAACGACACCGAGTCCGCGACCGACCTGACCCGCCTCGGACGTGCCGACCTGCGCAAAGTCCGCGGCGACAAGAGACGCTCGACGATCCTCGCCACCGCGGTCGAGGTCTTCGGCGAGCAGGGGTACCGCGGGACGTCCCTGCGCGAAATAGCCCGACGGGTCGGCATCTCCGACGCCGGACTCCTCCACCACTTCGGCTCGAAGATGGGGCTTCTCGCCGCGACCATCGAGGCGCGGGACGAGATGGACCGGGAACGGCGCGAGGCGTCGGAGGCGGCCGGCGCCACCTTCGTCGACACGATGAGGGATCAGGTGGCGCGGAACACGCGCTCCCCCGGCCTCGTCGCCCTGCACGTGGTCCTCTCTGCGGAGGCGACCGACCCACAGCATCCGGCGCACGAGTCGTTCCGCGACCGGTACCGGCAGATCCGCCATCAGGACGACGAATCCTTCTCCCGTCTGCAGGCGGACGGCGAGCTGCGCACCGATCTCGACCCCGAACGCGTGGGCCAGCTGGTGACCGCCATGATGGACGGCCTCCAGCTCCAGTGGCTACTCGACCCCGACGCCGTCGACATGGAGGGCCTGTTCGAGGACTTCCTGCACCTGCTGGAGATCCCGGACCGCCGCACGCCGTGACGCCCGCCGGCTCGCCCCGGCCTCGAAAGCCGCGCTCAGCGCGGGGCTGGCGCGAGCCGGTAGAGCACCTCGGGTCGCCCCCGCTTGCCGTAGCGATGGGCGAGGTCGATGACACCCAGGTCGACCAGATGGGTCAGGTAGCGGTGCGCCGTGGCCGAGACGAGTCTGCGGGATGCCGCGATGAGCGCCAACGGCGACTTCTCGGTGCTCGTCCAGGGGCCGATCACGATCACCCTCTACGCACTGCTCGCGGTCGTCCTCGTGGTCTCGATCCGCAACAGGTTCGTCGCGCGTTCGCGGGCGCGCATCGCCGCGGCATCCGTGCGCGAGAACGAGCCGGCGTCCCACTGAGTCCGCACAGTCAGGGGGTCGGCATGCCGCCGTTGACGTTGAGCGTCTCACCGATGACGTAGCTGGACTCGGCCGACGCCAGGAAGACGTACGCGGGGGCGAGCTCGGCCGGCTGACCCATCCGCCCGAGCGGGGTGTCCTCGCCGAACTGCGCGACCTTCTCCTGGGGCTGCCCGTCCGAGACCTGCAACGGCGTCCAGATCGGTCCCGGCGCAACGGCGTTCACACGGATGCCCTTCGGCGCCAGCTGCTGGGCGAGCGCCTTCGTGAACGCGTTGATGGTCGCCTTCGTCGACGCGTAGTCGACCAGGATGTCGGACGGCGAGTAGGCCTGGATCGACGTCGTGTTGATGATCGTCGCCCCTCCCGGGAGGTGGGGCACCGCCGCCTTCGTGATCCAGAACATCGCGTCGACGTTCGTCGTGAACGTGTCGTCGAACTGCTGGTCGTCGAGGGTCGTGATGTCCTCGTTGAACACCTGCTTGCCGCCGTTGTTGACGAGGATGTCGAGACCGCCGAGACCCTCGACGGTCTTCGCGACGAGTTCGCGGCAGTAGTCCTTGCTGCGCAGGTCACCGGGGAAGGTCAGGACGGTGACACCTGCGTCCTGCAGGATGCCGGCGATGCGCGCGGCATCCTCTTCCTCCTCCGGCAGGTACGACATCGCCACATCGGCGCCCTCACGGGCGAACGCGATCGCCGTCGCCGCCCCGATGCCGGAATCCGCACCGGTGATGAGCGCCTTCCGGCCCTGCAGCCGTCCGCTGCCGCGGTAGCTGTCCTCCCCGAGATCGGCCTTCGGCTCGAGGTCGGCGTCCAGGCCCGGCTCGGGCTGGTGCCCCTTCTGCGGCTCGATGTCGGCGTAGAGCTCGGCGGGGTTGGTGAAGGTGTACTGGTCGCGGGCCATGGTGTGTCTCCTCTGGTGATCGATGGTCAGCGGTCGCGTCGGAAGTTCAAGTCACGTCAGGTCTGATCGGCGTCGTCGCCGACGAGCTCGCGGATCAGCAGTGCCGTCTGGATGAGCGCCAGATGGCTGAGCGCTTGGGGAAGATTGCCGAGGAAGGATCCGTCGGCAGGTTCGATCATCTCGGCGAACATCCCGACGTCATTCCCGCTCTGGACGAGCTCGTTCATCGCGGCCACGCCCTCGTCGTGGCGCCCGACGCAGACGAGGGCCGCCGCCCGCCAGAAGCTGCAGGCGACGAAGGTCGCCTCCTCCTCACGCATCCCGGTGTAGCGGTAGAGGTGCGCGCCCTCCCCCAGTTCGCCGGTGAGCGCGTCGATCGTGCGCGACATCCGGTCACCGCGGTCGAACCCGCTGAACGAGTGCAGGAGCACCGACGCGTCGAGATCGCGACTGTCCTGCGCCATGACGTACGCGCCGCGGGATTCCGACCAGCCGTGCTCGTCCACCCACTCACGGATGAGGTCCGCCTCGGCGACCCACCGCTCGCTGCTGCCGGGGATCTGCCCGAGGTCCGACAAGTGAGCGGCATCCCGAAGCGCCTGCCAGCACCCCATCTTCGACGAGGTGTAGTGCCGCAACTCGGGAAGCTCCCACATGCCCGAGTCAGGGTTCCGCCAGATGTCGCAGACCTTGTCGGCGAACATCTCCAGCATCCGGCCGGTCGCCACGTCGAGAGAGTTGCCGGCGTCGACATAGGCGCGACAGATCGCGAACAGATCGCCGTAGACACCCAGCTGGAGCTGACCGTGGGCGGGATTGCCGGTGACGACGGGTCCGATCCCCCGCCACCCGGGGACGTCGTACGTCTTCACGCCGCCGTCGAGACCGCCGTCCAACGTGTACATCACGTGCAGGTCGGGGCCGTTGGCACGGATCGTGCGCAGCAGCCACGAGATCGCGGCGTGCGTCTCCTCGCGCAGCCCGAACCCGATGAGGGCATCGACCGTGTACGCGAGGTCGCGCACCCACGCGAGCCGGTAATCCCAGTTCTTGCCGCCGTCCAGGCTCTCGGGCAGCGACGTCGTCGCCGCAGCTGCGATCGCACCAGTCGGACTGTGGATGAGGAGCTTGAGCATCAGCGCGCTGCGCTGTACGTGCGCAGCCCAGGGCCCTTCGTAAGAGAACTCCTTGGACCAGGTCCGCCAGGCGTCGAGCGTCCGATCGATGCCGCGGTCGACGTTGTCGGGATTGGGGAAGTGGATGGGCTCGTCGTGCGTGCCCACCACGATGAGCAGGTGGCGGCTCTCGGCGGTCGTGCGGAACCCGCCCGCCAAGCCCGGACCCTCCACGTCGCCCGATCCGGCGGGCTTCGGGCCGTGCTCCTTGCCCGTCACGCCGATCGTCGTGAGCCCCGAGCGCAGAATGCGGCGCCCGCCGCCGTCGTCGTACCAAGGCGCCGCCGTCTTGAGCGAGGTGCCGGGCTGCACGCGCCAGCGGAACTCGACCTGGCCCTCGATGCCGTCCACCCGGCGCGCCAGTTCGGCCCACGGCAGCCGCCCCGCGACACCTGTCACGAGCGCGTCGGTGACGCTCGCCGTTCCGGTGTCGGTGCGGAACGTCGTCACCAGGACGTTCGTCCGCGCGAGGTAACGCCGACGCACCGTGTACTCACCGACCGGCTCGAGCTCGATGCAGCCGCCCGCATCGTCGTCGAGCAAGCGCCCGAAGATCGGCACGTCGTCGATGCCCGGCAACGGCATCCAGTCGATCTGGCCGCGCAGTCCCACCAGCGCCACCGTGCGCCCATCGCCGATCGGCGCGTAGTCGCGAAGATCCTGACCCGGGCGGTCGCTGGTGGGGTGGGTCATGGGGCGGGACGTCTCCTCGGGATGACCTCGGCGCGTATCGTCCGAGGTCTTCGAGTCTCGCCGCGATCTGCGTCAGACCGAGAACGGTTGACACCCCTCCCGCGATGTGATGGGGTGCGGCCCTCGCCCCCGGAGACGAAGCCGCCCAGGAGGCGACCGT contains:
- a CDS encoding SDR family oxidoreductase; translated protein: MARDQYTFTNPAELYADIEPQKGHQPEPGLDADLEPKADLGEDSYRGSGRLQGRKALITGADSGIGAATAIAFAREGADVAMSYLPEEEEDAARIAGILQDAGVTVLTFPGDLRSKDYCRELVAKTVEGLGGLDILVNNGGKQVFNEDITTLDDQQFDDTFTTNVDAMFWITKAAVPHLPGGATIINTTSIQAYSPSDILVDYASTKATINAFTKALAQQLAPKGIRVNAVAPGPIWTPLQVSDGQPQEKVAQFGEDTPLGRMGQPAELAPAYVFLASAESSYVIGETLNVNGGMPTP
- a CDS encoding glycoside hydrolase family 15 protein, whose amino-acid sequence is MTHPTSDRPGQDLRDYAPIGDGRTVALVGLRGQIDWMPLPGIDDVPIFGRLLDDDAGGCIELEPVGEYTVRRRYLARTNVLVTTFRTDTGTASVTDALVTGVAGRLPWAELARRVDGIEGQVEFRWRVQPGTSLKTAAPWYDDGGGRRILRSGLTTIGVTGKEHGPKPAGSGDVEGPGLAGGFRTTAESRHLLIVVGTHDEPIHFPNPDNVDRGIDRTLDAWRTWSKEFSYEGPWAAHVQRSALMLKLLIHSPTGAIAAAATTSLPESLDGGKNWDYRLAWVRDLAYTVDALIGFGLREETHAAISWLLRTIRANGPDLHVMYTLDGGLDGGVKTYDVPGWRGIGPVVTGNPAHGQLQLGVYGDLFAICRAYVDAGNSLDVATGRMLEMFADKVCDIWRNPDSGMWELPELRHYTSSKMGCWQALRDAAHLSDLGQIPGSSERWVAEADLIREWVDEHGWSESRGAYVMAQDSRDLDASVLLHSFSGFDRGDRMSRTIDALTGELGEGAHLYRYTGMREEEATFVACSFWRAAALVCVGRHDEGVAAMNELVQSGNDVGMFAEMIEPADGSFLGNLPQALSHLALIQTALLIRELVGDDADQT
- a CDS encoding TetR/AcrR family transcriptional regulator — translated: MSDGATRPNDTESATDLTRLGRADLRKVRGDKRRSTILATAVEVFGEQGYRGTSLREIARRVGISDAGLLHHFGSKMGLLAATIEARDEMDRERREASEAAGATFVDTMRDQVARNTRSPGLVALHVVLSAEATDPQHPAHESFRDRYRQIRHQDDESFSRLQADGELRTDLDPERVGQLVTAMMDGLQLQWLLDPDAVDMEGLFEDFLHLLEIPDRRTP
- a CDS encoding extracellular solute-binding protein, with product MKLRNRALAFGAIGLVGVLALAGCGRADDAGEGNGNAEAATVDDAPATGDIEVWAMGEEGENLGDFADAFVEENPDAKVTVTSIPWADVMTKYQTAVAAGTVPDAIMIGSSLLPSMVAAGGLAPVPDDLVDEDGFNETALESTEVEGTAYAVPWYVETRVMYYRTDLAEEAGVEAPTTWEELTAFGEAMTAGGAKYGIQLPMGDAEDSTQVILPFYAQAGGDVLNDAGDAYAWDEAALTDALEYYASFFIDGLAPTSGYGDEQTAAFANGSNPAFISGPWMVGVLGDQESPEWVEENVGTAPVPAGADGNDSYLGGGHLGVFEDAENADGAWKLIRWLSEAETQQQWFETVNALPAVTSALDAEPFTSDPRLSVLNDQLENTVAPPSVPSWNEMSAFIETEAEKVANGSDAAEAASAIVAKAESLGTGW
- a CDS encoding carbohydrate ABC transporter permease — encoded protein: MALASTSAAGRRGGFAAQRRRTAVVAWLFALPFLVIFAVFMLGPLLGSFAMSFSDLTVRDLRSPFNVNIVGFENFVTLFQDELFVKSIVNTFYFVGVGIPLTMALGLLLAVALNSGIERFRSVFRVGFYTPVVTSIVAVAVVWKFILQDSGLLNTVLSWVGINGPDWLNDPFWAMPSIIVMGAWRNMGTLMIIFLAGLQAIPRDVYEAAEVDGASAWRRFTSMTLPLMRPTLLLGAVLLSVGFLQVFEEPFVMTQGGPLNSTLTISYYVYNQFGYGDYSVASAAAYVLFAFIAALSAVQFRLLRSKDN
- a CDS encoding carbohydrate ABC transporter permease, coding for MAITTVTEPSKSALTDAAPRRSRRSFNWSRSATYLALTIGLIMTLAPFLWMLLGSFKTQGELLQRPITWWPEQATLDNYSRWLTQLDYGQFFFNSVVVALIVVVGNIVFCSMVAYALAKLEFPGKKVLFALVLLTLMVPGVVTLVPMFVLVANMGLVNTYPALILPFLAGPLGVFLMRQFIMGVPDALIEAARIDGAGEFRIFLRVVLPQCGPPIATLAILTFLGSWNNFLWPLVVAQTEQMYTLPVALSLYSVGSNGTYYGLLMAGSVLVVTPILVLFLFLQRYFVQGIAMTGLK